The proteins below are encoded in one region of Mycobacterium pseudokansasii:
- a CDS encoding HNH endonuclease signature motif containing protein, with the protein MSSGGVVDRQTVTAVFGALDAAVDRLVDLNFDALTTPEWLALVERCEKVRRRLPVAEHQLINNLARQASTEELGGKLSHAIADWALISRTEASRRIKAAADLGPRRGLTGEPIAPVLAGAVAAQRDGKLGGESIHVIRRFYHQLPGWVDQATRERAEAQLARQGSQVRPEQLAGLADTLADCLNPDGTYRDEDRARRRGLTLGSQQADGMSELRGLITPELRATVEAVLATLGAPGMCNPESKTPCVEGTPSQAAIDTDTRSAAQRNHDGLLAGLRGLLASGELGQHNGLPATIIVSTTLAELEAAAGQGLTGAGTLLPMSDVIRLARHARHYLAVFDGGKALALYHSKRLASPGQRIVLYGKERGCSAPGCDVKGYFCEVHHVIPYAQSPTTDVNQLTFACGGHHPLADKGWSTRKNTHGDTEWTPPPHLDRGQPRTNTMHHPEKLLHADEDDEEDTRSP; encoded by the coding sequence ATGAGCTCGGGCGGTGTCGTGGATCGGCAGACGGTCACGGCGGTCTTTGGTGCACTCGATGCCGCGGTGGATAGGTTGGTGGATTTGAACTTTGATGCCTTGACCACCCCGGAGTGGTTGGCGTTGGTGGAGCGGTGTGAAAAGGTGCGCCGGCGGCTGCCGGTGGCTGAGCATCAGCTGATCAACAACCTGGCCCGCCAAGCCAGCACCGAAGAGCTAGGCGGCAAGCTGTCGCATGCGATCGCCGACTGGGCGCTGATCAGCCGCACCGAGGCCAGCCGGCGCATCAAAGCCGCCGCCGATCTGGGGCCGCGGCGCGGGCTGACCGGAGAACCGATCGCCCCGGTACTGGCCGGGGCCGTCGCCGCCCAACGCGACGGAAAATTGGGCGGCGAAAGCATCCACGTGATCCGACGTTTCTACCACCAGCTGCCGGGCTGGGTCGATCAAGCCACCCGCGAGCGCGCCGAAGCCCAGCTGGCCCGCCAAGGCAGCCAGGTTCGCCCCGAACAGTTAGCGGGGTTGGCCGACACCCTCGCTGATTGTCTCAATCCCGACGGCACCTACCGCGATGAGGACCGCGCCCGCCGCCGCGGCCTGACCTTAGGCAGCCAGCAGGCCGATGGCATGTCGGAGCTGCGTGGGCTGATCACCCCCGAGCTGCGCGCCACCGTCGAAGCCGTGCTGGCCACACTGGGTGCCCCCGGCATGTGCAACCCCGAATCGAAAACCCCCTGTGTGGAGGGCACCCCCAGTCAAGCCGCCATCGACACCGACACCCGCTCAGCGGCCCAACGCAACCACGACGGGCTGCTGGCCGGGCTGCGCGGCCTGCTGGCGTCGGGGGAGTTGGGTCAGCACAACGGCCTACCCGCGACGATCATCGTGTCCACCACACTGGCCGAACTGGAAGCCGCTGCCGGACAAGGACTCACCGGCGCCGGCACCCTGCTGCCGATGAGTGATGTGATCCGGCTGGCCCGCCACGCCCGGCATTATCTCGCGGTTTTCGACGGCGGTAAGGCGTTGGCGCTGTATCACAGCAAACGGCTGGCCTCACCGGGGCAGCGAATCGTGTTGTATGGCAAGGAGCGCGGGTGCAGCGCGCCGGGTTGTGACGTCAAGGGCTACTTCTGCGAGGTCCACCACGTCATCCCCTACGCCCAATCACCCACCACCGACGTCAACCAACTCACCTTCGCCTGCGGCGGCCACCACCCACTAGCCGACAAAGGCTGGAGCACCCGCAAAAACACCCACGGCGACACCGAATGGACACCCCCACCCCATCTCGACCGCGGCCAACCCCGCACCAACACCATGCACCATCCCGAAAAACTCCTCCACGCAGACGAAGACGACGAAGAAGACACGCGATCCCCGTAA
- a CDS encoding cytochrome P450: MTTRPMEPTEYAEPQALLLQLLDPAIRANPYSVCAQLREHGPLQLPDANFVLFSTYHDCTEVLRHPLSSSDRSNSTIARRRLQDAPAPGTEFPPGFLFLDPPDHTRLRKLVSKAFAPKVVNALRPDITALVYGLLDRIAEKGRFDVVGDFAYPLPVAVICRLLGVPLEDEPQFSRASALLAQSLDPFLAFTGEHSEDFNDGLAAGSWLREYLRELIAQRRIRPGDDLMSGLIAVEESGDQLTQEEIVSTCMLLLVAGHETTVNLIGNAILAMLRDRRHWVALGADAARAPAVIEETMRYDPPVQLVGRIAGDDMAIGDISVAKGDTMMLLLAAAHRDPAEYDRPDAFEPDRAPLRHLGFGYGAHYCLGAPLARLEAGVALSAITARFPDARLAGEPQYKTNVTLRGLQTLSVVI, from the coding sequence CGCAGCTTCGTGAACACGGGCCGCTGCAGCTGCCGGACGCCAACTTCGTACTTTTCTCGACCTATCACGACTGCACCGAGGTGCTGCGGCACCCGTTGTCGAGCAGTGACCGGTCCAACTCGACGATCGCCCGGCGACGGCTGCAGGATGCACCGGCGCCGGGCACCGAATTCCCGCCCGGCTTTTTGTTTCTCGATCCGCCCGATCACACTCGGCTGCGCAAGCTGGTCAGTAAGGCATTCGCTCCGAAAGTAGTGAACGCACTGCGACCCGACATCACTGCGCTGGTGTACGGATTGCTGGACCGGATCGCCGAAAAGGGCCGCTTCGACGTAGTCGGCGACTTCGCCTATCCATTGCCGGTGGCGGTGATCTGCCGGCTACTCGGGGTGCCGCTGGAAGACGAGCCACAGTTCAGCCGGGCATCGGCCTTGCTCGCGCAGTCGCTGGACCCGTTTCTCGCCTTCACCGGCGAGCATTCCGAGGACTTCAACGACGGGCTGGCGGCCGGCAGCTGGCTGCGCGAGTACCTGCGCGAGCTGATCGCGCAGCGCCGGATTAGGCCCGGCGACGACTTGATGTCCGGTCTGATCGCGGTAGAGGAGTCCGGCGATCAGTTGACCCAGGAGGAGATCGTGTCCACCTGCATGCTGCTGCTGGTCGCCGGACACGAGACCACGGTGAACTTGATCGGCAACGCCATCTTGGCGATGCTGCGAGACCGTCGGCACTGGGTTGCGCTGGGCGCCGACGCTGCCCGGGCACCGGCGGTCATCGAGGAAACCATGCGCTATGACCCGCCGGTGCAACTGGTCGGCCGAATTGCCGGCGATGACATGGCGATTGGGGACATCTCGGTCGCTAAGGGTGACACGATGATGTTGCTGCTGGCGGCGGCGCATCGTGATCCGGCCGAGTACGACCGACCAGACGCCTTCGAACCGGATCGTGCGCCCTTGCGGCACTTGGGTTTTGGCTATGGAGCGCATTACTGCCTGGGCGCCCCGCTGGCGCGGTTGGAAGCCGGTGTGGCGTTGTCGGCGATCACCGCGCGATTCCCCGATGCCAGGTTGGCCGGTGAGCCACAGTACAAGACGAACGTTACGCTTCGCGGGCTCCAGACGTTGTCCGTCGTGATCTAG